The genomic window TTTCAGCGCTAAAGATGAATGTGTGGGGCTACAATTTTGTCTGTCTGACTGCTCTCCTGGTGTTGCCGCGCCACCGTGTCTTTGCCAGGAGGAGTCAGGATCTGCGCTGTGGAGGTAAAAAGTATAAAATTACTTCAGATTATTTTCGTTTGTTGCTCATCCGTTAGGACATATTTCTGGCACTTTTCAACATATCCTACGTGTTTCCTCTTTGGAACTTAATTCTCTGTAACTTGGATTAGAGAGACACGTGCAAATACATTATACATGTTCCCTATAGATTTGTATGAAATGGGAGAAGCTCTTTAGTGAAGTTGGGCCATTATTTCTTCCTGATCTTTGGTATGAGCATCCCATACGTTTTGTTTGGACTCTTCATTCTCCTTTCCCTCAAAAACCAGTATTTAAATTAATGTGGTTTTATAACTTTCTGGGACTTTTAGGCTTCCCCAGTGCCTTTTATCTTTagagtacctttttttttttttaatttgttctgaAGTTCCAGTTCTGTTTTAAGCATTGGACATTAGCACTACTTTTCTGCTTTGTAGTTTAACAACTTCACTGTTCTCAGGAAGCAACCACTTTTCTGCAGTAGTGACAGGCACTTGAACCAGAGTTACAAATACTGCACAAAGCTGATTCTTCAGTATTTCTGCTTCAGTCAAGGCTCCGACACACACTTCTGCAGCCTCTGGGACAAGTACAGACAgggatgtgatcaccaagacttTTTCTCAATTCAGTCCATTCATGTCTGTCTTTGACCAGACTTCTCCACCTCCATTTTCAATGTCTGTATTTCTCTGGTGAGAGAGTGTTTACAGATGGAAGAGCTTAGATGCATAGCCCTTAACCATGGAATATATAACAAAAGGTCCTCAGCTGCTGTCATACAAAGCAGAACTGAACTGTTTGGTGCCTTCTGCCCTGTTTTGCAATCatcttactttttctttttattcgtTTAGCTTGTAGGGCATTAGTGGATGAGTTGGAGTGGGAGATCTCCCAGGTGGACCCAAAGAAGACCATTCAGCTGGGATCTTTTCGGATAAACCCTGATGGCAGCCAGTCGGTTATAGAGGTAGCGTGACCCTGTCTGGCCCGTGGTAGGTAATAGTGGAGTCTGCAGTATCCAGTCAGACCCGGGGTCTCAGATCTTCACTGTGGCATTTATAGATTGAGGATGAGCACTATTCAGTGGAACACTTAGGACTTGGGGTGTGTCATTGGGGCAGGCTATGCTATTGGGAGTAGTTCAGGTTATGAATATTTAATGATTAATATGATGAGTGATTCTCTGCATGAATGGATACTTTTTTATGCCCTATCTAACCACCCCTCTGCTGGATTCTGTGGCAGATTCCTTACTCTCGCTCTGAGACACATCTGACGGAACTGCTTGAGCGTGTTTGTGAGAATATGCGGGAGTATGGGGAGAAGGTGGACTCATCTACACACCGGAAATCCTATGTTCGTGTTTTGTCCAGGGACGGCACCAAGATGGACCTGTCAGACACCAAAATTCATGGTGACATGATATCTGATCTGAAGTTCGAGGTGAGTGATCCTTATCAGCTTTGCCCTGCAACATGGTAGAGTGATTGTTTCTGATCTACTGCTCTCTTCCAGGCCTGAGCTGCTGGTGACAGTGACCCTGGCATCAGCGTTGAATGTTTTTGTGTCATGGGTGCTAGTGCTATGTTTTCTGCCTCTCTCCAGTGTGAGCATATTGCCGAGGAGTATGAAGATGAGTTGATTGAGTTCTTCTCACATGATGTGGAAAATGTGAAAGACCGGCTGTGCAGTAAACGTACTGGTGAGTGGAACTTGTGagattctctccttccctcttgaCAGTTGCAGCACAATTTTtctgatttgaaaaaaaataattttttttgctaTAATTTAGAAGCAAAAGCCAAGGCTGAATCTTAACACTAAAGAGAGACACTTTGTAGTTGATTTTATGCCAGTCGAAGACCACACACAGAGTAGGAGTGGAAGGTGCCAGGCTGCCGTGAGGAGATGAGACTGAATTTCATTTGTACTGTGTGAGTTAAATCGTAGCAGTTGGTTAATTGCTTTAAGCACAGTGGCTGTTGGGAGGTGTGTGACATTGCAGAGACTGGATACTGTTTTCCTTGTTACGATGGCACTGGGCAGACCCTGTTCAGGAATTTACTTTGTAGTTTTGTAGCTCTCCAGCTCCCCTTCTGAAATCTGCAACAGCTTCAAAAAGAGCCTCTGGAAGAGTTGCAGTGCTTCAGACCCTAAACATGATTGTGGATCAATAAAAAGTGGCGCAGGGCCTATTTTATGGGTATGCCTATCTCTGTGCAGTATTTTTGTTTTCACTAGCTGTAGGATTTGCatttttcctgtacatacccagatcagatGCACAAGGAGAGGGCAGAGTAAATAGCGCACACACATAGGTGAATAGCAACAAAGTAATGTGTGGCAAAACGTTATGCTGAGCAATAACAGGtaacaaaaagatttttttatttttacatatgcacacatcaATTGTGCACAGTATGAAAATATCTAGTAATACAGTATTATATAAACAAAGGACCCCGACACAGTCGTGTTTAGCAttagggctgcgtcagggggaccagaaTATTCGCAATTTTGAATTGGATGGTTAAGATGCCTGATTATTTCTTAAGAATAGGTCAGAACAAGTACATATGAAGAAAAGATAAATTTATGGGACCATGGACGCAGCCGTGATGCCAAATAGATAGATCACCTTAGTGAACGCGAAATCCGGAGGGACTTTCACAGTTTAAGTCATTGTATGTAGATAGGATGCTGGAGACCTCGCAAAGTCAAAAGTTATTCCCTGTACgttcccggatcagtccagaccctgggttttgcctcccctccagcagatggagacagagaaagctttgaCTTACTCTGACCttggggtgccacctgcagtccatcagtatttctctgtctccagcagatggtggaggtgcaaaatcgtGCAGTCGTTGGTAGTTTTATTTTTGTCAGATTAGTCGGGGATTGTTTTCAGTGAGGTTTAATTTGAGATTTATAGGTAAAGACTGGTCCtttaagaaatattaaaaaaaaaaaaaaagtaggtaaAGCAAGTCTAATTTTCTAGCAGATGCCTCCCAGGGGGTAGTGAGGTCCTAAAGGGACTATCCCCCCTGGTGCTGAGGCTGCTGGAGTTGGGGAGGTGTTAaacccagcaaccactcctggcTAGGGTGATACCGGGGAACCCATCTCAGTCACCCTATTTGGAGAAGGTCCCAGGTACCGCAGACAGAGTTTAAAACCTGTTAGCATCGATTGCAGTTTCCTGCGAAGGCAGTGCTCGGCAGCGCCGTTGTGTTTTTGTGTCTCCgcaaaaaaggtgggggggggggaaacgtattgattttttttatatttcgtGCCAGTTGGGGgggtgtgttttgtttgtttttttttgttcagatGCCACGTGCGCGGGGCTATCAAGAGAgagtctctgctctgtgtgctttccggggggggggggggggcacatcaATTTTAGCTGCAAAAGAAGTGATTCAGCCGGCTCGCACTGCTCCTAAGTCTTGGCGCGGCACCTCTCCTCCTCCGGACCCTTTTCGATGCAGTGCGGGAACGGAGGCTATCTTGGCTACCATGCGCGCGGCAATGCAGCAGGCCATGCAGGGAGCGTCTGATCCTCCTCCCTTGTCACTGCAGCAGGCAGTCCCCGCGGAGGTCAGACCACGGGTTGGGGCAGCAGGCTCAGGTGAGGAGGGCCTCGAGGAGGCCTCagactcctcttcctctttttcaggGGATTTTATTAGGTTCCTACACAAAGCCTACAAGTCGCAGAAAGGGTGTAAGAAGCGCCAGGGGAATAGTTCTGCACAGGCCCCGAGGGCCTGGCTCTCCAAACGATCGAAACCATGCGACATTGGCTCCGAACTTGTACCTAAGCGTCCTCTGCGATCTGGGCTGTCCCACTTGCCAGAATCCACTTCAGATGATTCTGACCAGAACCAACCGGATCCCTGGGACAAATCCTTGCCGGATGCAGATCTTGGGGGAGGTCCTGGTCAGGGAGCTGGTTCTGCTCCTCACATAGTGGACggggatgatcccaaagtggtccaTCTGTTTTGGAGGGATGAACTTAGTCCTCTGATTCTGGCGATCCTAACCGAGTTAGGCCTGGAGGCTCCGCAGAAGAACACCGGGATGGGAGATATAGATCCGGTGTTTGTTGGCCTTAGGGGGCCATCGGTGTCCTTTCCCTTCCATCTTTCAGTCACTGACCTCTTGTACCGTGAGTGCGACACTCCTGAATTGGGCCTGAAGGTAGGCAAAGCAATGGACAAGCTGTATCTGTTACCGGAGGAAGCTTTGGAAGTTTTAAAGCTCCCAAATGTCGATGCCACCGTATCTGTGGTCATTAAGAGGACAACTATTCCAGTGATGGGAGCCACAGCACTTAAGGATCTGCAGGATCGTAAATTGGAAGTGCAGCTCAAGTGAATTTTTGAGGTGTCCACCCTAGGGGTGTGGGCGGCCATGTGCAGCAGCTTTGCCTTGCGGGCAGGACTGCGTTGGATTTAGTCCTTGCAGAACAATTCTTCATTTTCGGACGAAGAGGTGGTGCAAGCTGGGCGCTTAGAGGCTACGGTGGCTACAGCACAGATGCTTTATATGTCCTTCTGAGGACTTCGGCTCGATCCATGGTGTCAGCGGTGTCGGCTCGCAGACTCCTTTGGTTAAGAAATTGGTCTGCAGATGTATCCTCCAAGGCTCAATTGGGGGCTTTGCCCTTTAAGGGTAAATTGCTGTTTGGGAAGGActtggaagatatgatacagtcctTAGGAGACAATAAGGTTAATCAACTGCCAGAGGATCGCCCGAGGGCTCGGAGCTCCTTTTCCTACGCCCGTTTTAGGTCTGGCCGGAGGTTCCGGTCCTCTTGTCCTTCAGGTCCTCTGGCGAGGCAGTCGTCGAGCAGGCAGCagtcttggtctcattccttttgtggcCACCGTTTCGGAAGACCAGGAAACCCCcaagtggcgggggggggggggggctaaatcTACCCAGTGAAATAGGGCAGTCCATTCTCTGGTTCCAGTTGTAGGAGGCgggctgtctctgttttacgggTAATGGGCCAGATggacgtcagatcagtgggttctcaagGTGAtgaggttacgctttagattttgtttggCTTCGAGACCGGTTTCTGGTCTCGCTGTGTTCCTACCGGGAAAATGTTAGGCAGTAAGGGTTACCTTGCAGCGTCTGAACGATCTCTGAGCTATCGTTCCGGTCCCTTGGGCAGAACAACGGAGAGGTCGGTACGCAATTTACTTTgtagtgcccaaaaaggagggaacaTTTCGACCCATTCTCGACCTCAAAAGAGTCAACCAGTCTAAGGATTTCCAGGTTCTACATGGAGACCCTCCAGTCGGTCATCGCCTCCATGCACAAGGGGGAGTTTCTTGCGTCTCTCGACTTgaccgaggcctaccttcatatctgCATCCGTTCcgatcatcagaggtttctgagATTTTgcattctgggacagcattttcaattccgAGCTCTCCCGTTCGGGCTGGCAATGGCTTCCGGAACATTTACATTTACCAAGgtcgtccagatacgggtggACCAACAGACCTTCCCTTCACGAAGGGAAGGTCTGTTGGTccacccgtatctggacgacCGGTTGATTCAGGCAAAGTTGGAGTCACTCTGCCGCTCAACGGTCCGCAGAGTCATCGACCTCTTGCAGTCCCTAGGTTGGGTCATAAACAAAGACAAGAGCCACCTCAAACTTCAGGGGAGGTTGTTTCTTCCGGAACATTGTCTTCTCAAGCTGCAAGTGCAAATCCGATTTATTATCCATTCCTATACCTCGAGTACAGGATTATTTGCGAGTCTTCGGATCGATGACatccactctggagttggttccctgggtcTTTGCGCATATAAGACCATTACAGTCcccattgctttcccgctggagcCCGGTTTCCAAACAAtacatccttccccctccccctcacggAGGAGGCTCTGTCCAGCCTGGATTGGTGATTGCTGCGGACAATCTGCGGCGTGGGGTGCCGCTGGAGGATCCGGAGTGGACGgtggtcaccatggatgccagcctttcgggctggggagcagtgtgtcagcaGACATCGGTCCAGGTCCAATGGTCCAGAGAAGAGGcgcagtggtcgatcaatcggttggaggTCAGAGCGGTGCGGTTGTCGTTGCAGACCCTTCAGCCCCTCCTTCAGGGAAAGTCGGTCCAggttctccgacaatgcgaccacggtggcatacatcagccGCCAGGGAGGAACTCGGAGTCAACCGGTGGCGCGGGAAGCGCAACAGCTGATCAGCTGGGCAGAACAACATCTGCTCAGTATCGcagcttctcacatcgccggggtcgacaatgttcaagctgacttcctcagtcgtcatcaTCTCGAcctgggggagtgggaactgtgcgAAGAAGCCTTTCAGCGGATATGCGACAGGTGGTCCAGACCggcgatggatctcatggcaacattTCAGAATTCCAAGGCCCCTTATTTCTTCAGCCGTCTCGGAGagcagaaggagtagatgctctggtggTTCCCTGGCCACAAGACATTCTTCTATACGTGTTTCCACCCTGGCCGCTGATTGGCAAGGTTCTGAGACGGATAGAGGCGTAATGGGCAGAGATCGTTCTGGTGGCACAGGAGTGGCCATGTcttccgtggttcgcagatctggtcagTCTCTTGGTGGACGGTCCCCTACGATTTCGAGATCTACcgtaccttctgtgtcagggcCCCGTTTGGAAGAGGTCGAACGCTTTTGTCTAGTGACATTGCTTTTGAGAGGTGTCGGTTAAAGAGCAAGGCTTATTCCGACGCAGTGGTGGCTACTCTACTATGCTCTCGTAAACCTTCCACCTCTTTGGCATATGTGAGagtgtggagagtttttgagtcttggtgtgcgGATCACCAATTAGATCCGGTGCATGCTTTGATatctgacattgtcttttttacAAGCCGGCTTGGCGAAAggtttgtcctgtagttccttacGGGTGCAAGTGGCAGCCCTTGGTTGTTTTCGAGGTAAGGTACTTGGAATACCGTTGGCGGTGCATCCGGATGTGGCGCGTTTTCTCCGGAGCGCAAAGCATCTGCGTCCTCCGTTTCGGAATCCTTGTCCTGCGTGGAGTTTGAATTTGATGCTCAGGGCTCTGTGCATTGCGCCTTTTGAACTCTTCAGACATGCGACTTTGAAAGATCTTATGTTGAAGGTGTTATTTCTCGTGGCCATTTCTTCGGCTCGTAGAATTTCGGAGCTACAGGCTTTATCCTGCAGAGAACCTTTTTTTAGGATTTCCGACGCAGGAGTTTCCTTGCGAATTGTgtcttcctttttgcccaaagtcgtttcctcctttcatctgaatcagtcagtggagcttccgacATTTCTGGATTTGG from Rhinatrema bivittatum chromosome 3, aRhiBiv1.1, whole genome shotgun sequence includes these protein-coding regions:
- the CNPY2 gene encoding protein canopy homolog 2 isoform X1; translation: MVNFKRMVHTCTQIWQRRKEAAKGLGEESGVWADSPAAQRALEGGLRESICVGDRSWDVICRFRQQCVSALKMNVWGYNFVCLTALLVLPRHRVFARRSQDLRCGACRALVDELEWEISQVDPKKTIQLGSFRINPDGSQSVIEIPYSRSETHLTELLERVCENMREYGEKVDSSTHRKSYVRVLSRDGTKMDLSDTKIHGDMISDLKFECEHIAEEYEDELIEFFSHDVENVKDRLCSKRTDLCDYTLHKSHDEL
- the CNPY2 gene encoding protein canopy homolog 2 isoform X2 is translated as MRRLLSRADLCNETTRFKVQKVALSSSGSVLRFRQQCVSALKMNVWGYNFVCLTALLVLPRHRVFARRSQDLRCGACRALVDELEWEISQVDPKKTIQLGSFRINPDGSQSVIEIPYSRSETHLTELLERVCENMREYGEKVDSSTHRKSYVRVLSRDGTKMDLSDTKIHGDMISDLKFECEHIAEEYEDELIEFFSHDVENVKDRLCSKRTDLCDYTLHKSHDEL